A genomic window from Candidatus Eremiobacterota bacterium includes:
- a CDS encoding alpha/beta hydrolase: MRENLAGSSAVGDVVIDGKRLEIVRYDGDPPRPTIVMLHEGLGSVSLWRDFPQRICERTGCTVIAYSRYGYGRSDVLREKREPDYMHREGEVVLPQLLEQLGVECPILFGHSDGASIALIFAGTHSDAVRALVLEAPHVFVEEISVRSIAAAKNAYATTDLPAKLARHHTDAGATFYGWNDIWLDPRFRDWNIESYAARVRCPVLLIQGDADEYGTTAQLDAIEAAVPGAQRLMVPGVGHSPHRDAPEPVIERVASFVRDREGPVGPP; encoded by the coding sequence ATGAGAGAGAACCTCGCCGGCTCAAGCGCCGTAGGCGATGTCGTGATCGACGGCAAGCGGCTCGAGATCGTGCGCTACGACGGCGATCCGCCGCGCCCGACCATCGTCATGCTGCACGAAGGGCTCGGCTCGGTCTCGCTGTGGCGCGACTTCCCGCAACGCATTTGCGAACGCACCGGCTGCACGGTGATCGCATACTCGCGGTACGGCTACGGCCGCTCCGACGTGCTCCGGGAAAAGCGCGAGCCGGACTACATGCACCGCGAAGGCGAAGTCGTGCTGCCGCAGCTGCTGGAGCAGCTCGGGGTCGAATGCCCGATTCTCTTCGGGCACAGCGACGGAGCGTCGATCGCGCTGATCTTCGCGGGCACGCATTCCGACGCGGTGCGTGCGCTGGTGCTCGAGGCGCCGCACGTCTTCGTCGAAGAGATCAGCGTCCGCAGCATCGCCGCCGCGAAGAACGCGTACGCGACGACCGATCTTCCGGCGAAGCTTGCGCGCCACCACACCGACGCCGGCGCGACGTTCTACGGGTGGAACGACATCTGGCTCGACCCGCGCTTTCGTGACTGGAACATCGAATCGTACGCGGCGCGCGTGCGCTGTCCGGTGCTGCTGATCCAGGGCGACGCCGACGAATACGGCACGACTGCACAGCTCGACGCCATCGAGGCCGCCGTGCCGGGCGCGCAGCGGCTGATGGTGCCGGGCGTCGGCCACAGCCCCCACCGCGACGCGCCCGAGCCGGTGATCGAGCGAGTCGCCAGCTTCGTCCGGGATCGAGAAGGTCCGGTCGGTCCTCCCTAG
- a CDS encoding peptidase M4, producing the protein MYEPKIEYPQPANRPLQVYAFDPTLGRHLGNVMTINVRYEPLQPGPVGSRIAVVDYDGSTKKFNLPVALDDPKVLIRGGLDPTEFDPRFHQQMVYAVATETLERFEAALGRRIHWRYPPDPKDPTKSAPRSLNRLYLFPHAMVQANAFYSPDVHGILFGYFRADDATDAQVVPGQTIFTCLSHDIVAHETTHAIVDGIRDHFMEPTNIDVPAFHEAFADLAALFRHFAHREVLLHTLQRTGGRLYESTLRSDAPSSSPAPDGSAAPAQIQAQIAQDNPLIELARQFGQVAGLRGGLRSALGTPANSQELKTKTEPHARGSILIAAVFDAYFSVYTQRTADLFRVYRAGGGPDNPVDLPGPLATLLAAEASRIAELFFSVCARSLDYCPPIDITFGDFLRALITADLDLYPSDSYGVRDAVMQAFRSRGIVPEDAGFFSEDALRWPDVNSDVLPAVDGLIFGDPNGLTGNEKKHNGDVLRAYASAQAAKLGFGDGDISVPSFHPTFRTDEDGRLKIDMVVEIVETEKTTPQAPKDPQAPPPPTRSGATLIIAKAPVGDEKDEKPSEVRYAIVKHLNPSGDARRDAAAALGLTDANGRIDFNALHGGV; encoded by the coding sequence TTGTACGAGCCGAAGATCGAGTATCCGCAGCCGGCGAATCGGCCGCTCCAAGTGTACGCGTTCGATCCGACGCTGGGCCGCCATCTCGGCAACGTGATGACGATCAACGTCCGTTATGAGCCGCTGCAGCCGGGGCCTGTCGGCTCGCGCATCGCCGTCGTCGACTACGACGGCTCGACCAAAAAGTTCAACCTTCCCGTTGCGCTCGACGATCCGAAGGTTCTGATCCGCGGCGGTCTCGACCCGACCGAGTTCGATCCGCGGTTTCACCAGCAGATGGTCTACGCGGTCGCGACGGAGACGCTCGAGCGCTTCGAGGCGGCGCTCGGCCGGCGGATTCACTGGCGGTACCCGCCCGATCCGAAGGACCCGACCAAGTCGGCCCCGCGGAGCCTGAACCGTTTGTATCTGTTCCCGCACGCGATGGTGCAGGCGAACGCGTTCTACAGCCCCGACGTGCACGGGATCTTGTTCGGGTACTTCCGCGCCGACGACGCTACCGACGCACAGGTCGTGCCGGGCCAAACGATCTTCACCTGCCTTTCGCACGACATCGTCGCGCATGAAACCACGCACGCGATCGTCGACGGGATCCGGGACCATTTCATGGAGCCGACCAACATCGACGTACCGGCGTTCCACGAGGCCTTCGCGGACCTCGCCGCGCTGTTCCGCCATTTCGCGCATCGTGAAGTCCTGCTGCACACGCTGCAGCGGACCGGCGGCCGCCTCTACGAGTCGACACTGCGGTCCGACGCCCCGAGCTCCTCGCCGGCGCCCGACGGAAGTGCCGCCCCGGCGCAGATCCAAGCGCAGATCGCGCAAGACAATCCGTTGATCGAGCTGGCGCGCCAGTTCGGGCAGGTCGCAGGTCTGCGCGGCGGGCTGCGCAGCGCGCTCGGCACGCCTGCGAACTCCCAGGAGCTCAAGACGAAGACGGAGCCGCACGCCCGCGGCTCCATCTTGATCGCCGCCGTGTTCGATGCGTACTTCTCCGTCTATACACAGCGGACGGCCGACCTGTTCCGCGTCTATCGCGCGGGGGGCGGGCCGGACAATCCCGTCGATCTGCCCGGGCCGCTCGCGACGCTGCTCGCCGCCGAGGCGAGCCGGATCGCAGAGCTTTTCTTCTCGGTCTGCGCGCGATCGCTCGACTATTGCCCGCCGATCGACATCACGTTCGGCGACTTTCTGCGCGCGCTGATCACTGCGGACCTTGATCTGTACCCGAGCGACTCCTACGGCGTGCGCGACGCCGTGATGCAGGCGTTCCGCTCGCGCGGGATCGTGCCGGAAGACGCCGGGTTCTTCTCCGAGGACGCGCTGCGCTGGCCGGACGTCAATTCCGACGTGTTGCCGGCGGTCGACGGGCTCATCTTCGGCGATCCGAACGGCCTCACGGGGAACGAAAAGAAGCATAACGGCGACGTCCTGCGGGCCTACGCGAGCGCGCAAGCGGCGAAGCTCGGCTTCGGCGACGGGGACATCTCGGTGCCGTCGTTCCACCCGACGTTCCGGACCGACGAGGACGGCCGGCTCAAGATCGACATGGTCGTCGAGATCGTCGAAACCGAAAAGACGACTCCGCAGGCGCCGAAAGACCCGCAGGCTCCGCCCCCGCCGACGCGGTCCGGCGCTACGCTGATCATCGCAAAGGCGCCCGTCGGCGACGAAAAGGACGAGAAGCCGTCCGAAGTGCGCTATGCGATCGTCAAGCATTTGAATCCGAGCGGCGACGCGCGCCGCGACGCAGCGGCTGCGCTCGGCCTGACCGATGCGAACGGCCGCATCGACTTCAACGCCCTTCACGGTGGAGTGTAG
- a CDS encoding MBL fold metallo-hydrolase, with amino-acid sequence MYRVGFGDFFLMTLTGSDGIARHILVDCGVHAANLGSISTAIDQLRKDTGGQLALIIMTHRHADHISGFGVGADVFKTFTVERVWMSYFENPNDPDAAKFQAALTAVAEQLKAPLAQAAAQDADNAQYQQMAANITGDPSMGGGNAAALKTLHGGFANTAPVDFYEAGQTPTLPDSLVKAGLTAQILGPPRDKDLIAIVDNKAHQYLAGNVDDGAAPARLSPRFEGTKADYPDDAFALFSAAQIEDLIGGNQPSLHIAMAAKADNTINNQSLVVLFTFNGKTLLFPGDAQWGNWDNWLFGSAQQGNDPQLSATAKEILGKLDFYKVGHHGSTNANPKDAVTALRKGVVAMCSTEPGAYGSVKNNSEVPRGPLMVALKAQTNDQLARADMVQLTAAENTSGKAVPPTQGVGAVPQIFKTGPNNDLYIDYEM; translated from the coding sequence ATGTACCGCGTCGGTTTCGGTGACTTCTTTCTCATGACGCTGACCGGGTCGGACGGCATTGCGCGGCACATCCTGGTCGACTGCGGCGTGCACGCTGCGAACCTCGGAAGCATCAGCACGGCGATCGATCAGCTGAGAAAGGACACCGGTGGTCAGCTGGCGCTGATCATCATGACCCACCGGCACGCCGATCACATCTCGGGCTTCGGGGTCGGCGCGGACGTCTTCAAGACGTTCACCGTCGAGCGCGTCTGGATGTCGTACTTCGAGAACCCGAACGACCCGGACGCCGCAAAGTTCCAAGCGGCCCTCACCGCGGTAGCGGAACAACTGAAAGCACCGCTGGCGCAAGCGGCGGCGCAGGACGCGGACAACGCGCAATACCAGCAGATGGCCGCCAACATCACCGGCGATCCCTCCATGGGCGGGGGGAACGCGGCGGCGCTGAAAACGTTGCACGGGGGGTTTGCCAACACGGCTCCGGTCGACTTCTATGAAGCCGGTCAGACGCCGACGCTCCCCGACTCGCTCGTCAAGGCCGGTCTGACCGCGCAGATCCTCGGCCCGCCGCGAGATAAAGACCTGATCGCGATCGTGGACAACAAGGCGCATCAGTACCTCGCCGGCAACGTCGACGACGGCGCTGCGCCCGCGCGGCTCAGCCCGAGGTTCGAGGGGACGAAAGCCGACTACCCGGACGACGCGTTCGCGCTGTTCTCGGCCGCCCAGATCGAGGACCTCATCGGCGGCAACCAGCCGAGCCTCCACATCGCAATGGCGGCGAAAGCCGACAACACGATCAACAACCAGAGCCTGGTCGTGCTCTTCACCTTCAACGGGAAGACGCTGCTCTTTCCGGGCGACGCGCAATGGGGGAACTGGGACAACTGGCTGTTCGGCAGCGCCCAGCAGGGCAACGACCCGCAGCTCAGCGCGACCGCCAAAGAGATCCTCGGCAAGCTCGACTTCTACAAGGTCGGTCACCACGGAAGCACCAACGCCAACCCGAAAGACGCGGTGACGGCGCTCCGCAAAGGCGTCGTCGCGATGTGCTCGACCGAGCCCGGCGCGTACGGCAGCGTGAAGAACAACTCCGAGGTGCCGCGCGGCCCACTGATGGTCGCGCTCAAGGCGCAAACGAACGATCAGCTTGCCCGTGCCGACATGGTTCAGCTCACCGCGGCGGAAAATACCAGCGGCAAGGCGGTCCCGCCGACGCAAGGCGTCGGGGCCGTGCCTCAGATCTTCAAGACCGGACCGAACAACGACCTCTACATCGACTACGAGATGTAG
- a CDS encoding alpha/beta hydrolase produces the protein MQPDYAAALRRCEALAQRDDESIHARGGTKLLHHGAPTRRAVVLLHGLTASPMQCAALAHRLHQCGDTVLVPRLPGHGARDRLTPQLREVRAHQLVEAAGEALAIARGLGTSVTVAGFSLGGLLALWLAQHETFDHALAIAPFLGVACLPHGATTALARVLHRLPNVFLWWDPIRRERHMPDHGYPRFPTHAIAESLGIATGLLGIARVAPPRTKRITIVTNASETAVNNVAARALERAWTAHGAARIEHHRITGLPPSHDVIEPLRPGALARRAYRVVLPLLYATPP, from the coding sequence GTGCAGCCTGACTATGCGGCGGCCCTGCGGCGCTGCGAAGCGCTGGCGCAGCGCGACGACGAGTCGATCCACGCGCGCGGCGGAACGAAGCTGCTCCATCACGGCGCGCCGACGCGCCGCGCGGTGGTGCTCCTGCATGGACTGACCGCGAGCCCGATGCAGTGCGCCGCGCTCGCGCACCGGCTCCACCAATGCGGCGACACCGTGCTCGTGCCGCGGCTGCCGGGCCACGGCGCGCGCGACCGGCTGACTCCGCAACTTCGAGAAGTGCGCGCGCACCAGCTCGTCGAGGCGGCCGGCGAAGCGCTTGCGATCGCGCGCGGGCTGGGAACGTCGGTGACCGTCGCCGGATTTTCGCTCGGCGGGCTGCTCGCGCTGTGGCTCGCGCAGCACGAAACGTTCGACCACGCGCTTGCGATTGCGCCGTTTCTGGGCGTCGCGTGTCTCCCGCACGGCGCGACGACCGCGCTCGCCCGCGTGCTGCACCGCCTCCCCAACGTCTTCTTGTGGTGGGACCCGATCCGCCGCGAGCGGCACATGCCCGACCACGGTTATCCGCGCTTTCCGACGCACGCCATCGCCGAGTCGCTCGGGATCGCGACCGGGCTGCTCGGGATCGCGCGAGTCGCCCCGCCGCGCACGAAGCGGATAACGATCGTCACCAACGCGAGCGAGACCGCCGTCAACAACGTCGCGGCGCGCGCGCTCGAGCGCGCATGGACTGCACACGGCGCGGCGCGGATCGAGCACCACCGCATCACCGGGCTCCCGCCCTCGCACGACGTCATCGAGCCGCTGCGGCCCGGCGCGCTCGCGCGCCGGGCCTACCGCGTCGTGTTGCCGCTGCTCTACGCGACGCCGCCCTGA
- a CDS encoding AMP-binding protein produces MNVAEILCARAAVHPQRVALHDAGSGKQLTYGQLDAASARVAAALRARGLRPGETVLIVHSVGIELYAALIGMLRAGAVPAIPPPGADLRALARCAAQHPPRAVLAGGLGWAALAAIPAVRRAVLLTTSSAPFAFDVVHARNAANAHGRALTDGTLEPRHNDEPAMLTFTSGSTGESKALMRSHGVARAQVAALGEALRLDGAVSLCTMPIVLLAELAAGATCLLPDVDLRRPARVDAARLAETMRAHGVARIVASPALLANLATVLRARNETLPALRFIASGGAPVMPPLVDALRAIAPNARIVAAYGSTEAEPIARLDADDVTPADHAAMRRGAGLLAGVECCPGTVAIVATERGAVTGPFPHDDDVERRALPPNAVGEIVVCGPHVVEHYLDRGADATTKIRAGARIWHRTGDLGYRDARGRLWLVGRAAGRIDDARGTLEPLRVECALSYLPGIAHSALAAADGARVLVVEPLAGHAIDERAVRAAVAFAQIDRVVSAPVPVDPRHNAKVDYAALQRLVRRFTRAA; encoded by the coding sequence GTGAACGTCGCCGAGATCCTGTGCGCCCGCGCCGCCGTGCACCCGCAGCGCGTCGCGCTGCACGACGCGGGGAGCGGCAAGCAGCTGACGTACGGGCAGCTCGACGCGGCGAGCGCGCGCGTCGCCGCCGCGTTGCGCGCGCGCGGGCTGCGTCCCGGTGAAACGGTGCTGATCGTTCACTCGGTCGGGATCGAGCTGTACGCCGCGTTGATCGGGATGCTGCGCGCCGGAGCCGTGCCGGCGATTCCGCCGCCGGGCGCCGACCTGCGCGCGCTCGCGCGCTGCGCCGCGCAGCATCCGCCGCGCGCCGTGCTCGCCGGCGGACTCGGTTGGGCCGCGCTCGCCGCGATTCCCGCGGTGCGCCGCGCCGTTCTGCTGACCACCTCGTCTGCGCCGTTCGCATTCGACGTCGTGCATGCGCGAAACGCCGCGAACGCGCACGGGCGCGCACTCACAGACGGCACGCTGGAGCCCCGTCACAACGACGAGCCTGCCATGCTGACGTTCACCTCGGGCAGCACCGGCGAGTCGAAGGCGCTCATGCGCTCGCATGGCGTCGCGCGCGCGCAAGTCGCCGCGCTCGGGGAAGCGCTGCGGCTCGACGGCGCGGTCTCGCTGTGCACGATGCCGATCGTGCTGCTCGCGGAGCTGGCGGCCGGCGCGACGTGCCTGTTGCCGGACGTCGACCTGCGCCGTCCGGCCCGCGTCGACGCCGCACGACTCGCCGAGACGATGCGCGCGCACGGGGTCGCGCGCATCGTCGCCTCGCCGGCATTGCTCGCGAACCTCGCTACCGTGCTTCGTGCGCGCAATGAGACGCTGCCGGCGCTGCGCTTCATCGCCTCCGGCGGCGCGCCGGTGATGCCGCCGCTCGTCGACGCGCTGCGCGCAATCGCACCGAACGCGCGCATCGTTGCCGCGTACGGCAGCACCGAAGCGGAGCCGATCGCGCGGCTCGACGCGGACGACGTCACCCCCGCCGATCACGCAGCGATGCGCCGCGGCGCAGGTTTGCTCGCCGGGGTCGAATGCTGCCCCGGCACCGTCGCGATCGTTGCGACCGAGCGCGGCGCCGTGACCGGACCGTTTCCGCACGACGACGACGTCGAACGCCGCGCGCTCCCGCCGAACGCCGTCGGCGAGATCGTCGTCTGCGGGCCGCACGTCGTCGAGCACTACCTCGACCGCGGTGCCGACGCGACGACGAAGATCCGCGCCGGCGCGCGCATCTGGCACCGCACCGGGGACCTCGGCTACCGGGACGCGCGCGGGCGGCTGTGGCTGGTCGGCCGCGCGGCCGGCCGGATCGACGACGCGCGCGGCACGCTGGAGCCGCTGCGCGTCGAGTGCGCGCTCTCGTATCTGCCGGGGATCGCGCACAGCGCGCTCGCCGCGGCGGACGGCGCGCGCGTGCTGGTCGTCGAGCCGCTCGCCGGACATGCGATCGACGAGCGCGCGGTGCGCGCGGCGGTCGCCTTCGCGCAGATCGACCGCGTCGTCAGCGCGCCGGTCCCGGTCGACCCGCGCCACAACGCGAAAGTCGACTACGCGGCGCTGCAGCGTCTGGTCCGCCGGTTCACGCGTGCAGCCTGA
- a CDS encoding N-acetyltransferase yields MTTTAASLDTAHPDETLQSLAGGECRARCSLWWRDTPLHAGRRTGFIGAVVSSDERALAALLARAAERLRGEGCALAVGPVDGNTWHRYRLVTWTDGTPPFPLEPHSPLAATAPWERAGFTPLETYSSLRDDALGERDPRVPALAAKLRENGVTLRALNVQRFEEELAQIHALALRGFRDAPLFTPIGFDEFAALYRPLAPLLDARLCPLAEIDGRIGAVLFALRDPRAPETVVLKTVVRDADRRLAGVGFVLADTARAAAHALGATRAISALQHDGTVARSLAQRAAVFRRYAVFAKELS; encoded by the coding sequence ATGACGACGACCGCCGCATCGCTCGACACGGCGCACCCCGACGAGACGCTGCAATCGCTCGCCGGCGGAGAGTGTCGCGCGCGCTGCTCGTTGTGGTGGCGCGACACGCCGCTGCACGCCGGGCGGCGAACGGGCTTCATCGGCGCGGTCGTGTCGTCGGACGAGCGCGCGCTCGCAGCGCTCCTCGCGCGCGCCGCAGAGCGGCTGCGCGGCGAAGGCTGCGCGCTCGCCGTCGGACCGGTCGACGGCAACACCTGGCACCGCTACCGGCTCGTCACCTGGACCGACGGCACGCCGCCGTTCCCGCTCGAGCCGCACTCGCCGCTCGCGGCGACGGCGCCGTGGGAACGCGCCGGTTTTACTCCGCTGGAAACCTATTCGTCGTTGCGCGACGACGCGCTCGGAGAGCGTGACCCGCGCGTTCCCGCGCTTGCCGCCAAGCTGCGCGAAAACGGCGTGACGCTGCGCGCGCTGAACGTGCAGCGCTTCGAGGAGGAGCTGGCGCAGATTCACGCGCTGGCGCTGCGCGGCTTCCGCGACGCGCCGCTCTTCACGCCGATCGGCTTCGATGAGTTTGCCGCGCTCTACCGTCCGCTCGCGCCGCTGCTCGACGCACGGCTCTGTCCGCTCGCCGAGATCGACGGCCGGATCGGCGCCGTGCTGTTCGCGTTGCGCGACCCGCGCGCGCCGGAGACCGTCGTGCTGAAAACCGTCGTGCGCGACGCCGACCGCCGCCTCGCCGGGGTGGGCTTCGTTCTGGCCGACACGGCGCGCGCAGCGGCGCACGCGCTCGGCGCGACGCGCGCGATCTCCGCGCTGCAGCACGACGGCACCGTCGCGCGCTCGCTCGCGCAGCGCGCCGCCGTCTTCCGCCGCTACGCCGTCTTTGCGAAGGAGCTATCGTGA
- a CDS encoding DUF3419 family protein, whose amino-acid sequence MTNALRYAQCWEDADVLVAALGVRPGGTYVAIASAGDNALAMLTAGPARVIALDREPAQLAALALRVAAYRTLEHGELLAMVGSRPHDDRLALYARCRPLLDDDARAYWNARPAAVRAGIGSAGRFERYLALFRTAVMPLIHSHATVRELLACGDGERARFYDERWNTLRWRLAFRAFFARPAMSALGRDPRFFAHADGPVSERLLARIAHALREDDAGANPYLHWILTGAHGEALPLALRPESFDAIRASLDRLEIRRSSLEAFVADYDGAPVDGWNLSDVFEYVDDETYRSLLARIAAVSAPRARLAYWNMLVPRRRPETLAPFLAEREDVAAPLRARDRVPFYGDFVVEEAR is encoded by the coding sequence ATGACGAACGCGCTGCGCTACGCACAATGCTGGGAGGACGCCGACGTGCTGGTCGCCGCGCTCGGCGTGCGTCCCGGCGGAACTTACGTCGCGATCGCCTCGGCGGGCGACAACGCGCTTGCGATGCTGACCGCCGGACCGGCGCGCGTGATCGCGCTCGACCGCGAGCCCGCCCAGCTCGCCGCGCTCGCGCTGCGCGTCGCGGCATACCGCACGCTCGAGCACGGCGAGCTCCTGGCGATGGTCGGCTCGCGGCCGCACGACGACCGGCTCGCGCTCTACGCGCGCTGCCGCCCGCTGCTCGACGACGATGCGCGCGCGTACTGGAATGCACGTCCCGCTGCGGTGCGCGCCGGCATCGGCAGCGCCGGGCGCTTCGAGCGCTATCTCGCGCTCTTCCGCACCGCCGTGATGCCGCTCATCCACTCGCACGCAACCGTCCGCGAGCTGCTGGCGTGCGGGGACGGCGAGCGCGCGCGCTTTTACGACGAGCGCTGGAACACGCTGCGCTGGCGGCTCGCGTTCCGCGCGTTCTTCGCGCGCCCGGCGATGAGCGCGCTCGGGCGCGACCCGCGGTTCTTCGCCCACGCGGACGGCCCGGTCTCCGAGCGGCTGCTGGCGCGGATCGCGCACGCGCTGCGCGAAGACGACGCCGGCGCGAACCCGTACCTGCACTGGATCCTCACCGGCGCGCACGGCGAGGCCCTCCCGCTCGCGCTGCGGCCGGAGTCGTTCGATGCGATCCGTGCAAGCCTCGACCGGCTGGAGATCCGCCGCAGCTCGCTCGAAGCGTTCGTCGCCGACTACGACGGCGCGCCGGTCGACGGCTGGAATCTCTCCGACGTCTTCGAGTACGTCGATGACGAGACGTACCGCTCGCTGCTCGCGCGCATCGCTGCGGTCTCCGCGCCGCGCGCGCGGCTGGCGTACTGGAACATGCTGGTCCCGCGCCGCCGTCCCGAGACGCTGGCGCCGTTCCTCGCCGAGCGCGAGGACGTCGCCGCGCCGCTGCGCGCGCGGGACCGCGTCCCGTTCTACGGCGACTTCGTGGTGGAGGAAGCGCGATGA
- a CDS encoding UbiA family prenyltransferase, whose translation MNRWLVYARERFPLAQNGALIAAFSASAIAFSALVRGAGHFPAWYLLAAGFASSFLMFALLRIADEFKDADDDARWRPYRPVPRGLVTLQQLAVAGATCMGLQVAIALAVNVRLVPELLVVWAWFALMSKEFFAREWLRAHPLVYIASHMVIVPLIDWYVSSFDWLVAGVPAPSALGWFLAVTFLNGLVVEVGRKIRAPQDEEPGVETYTALWGRAGATAVWAGAIACNVALATVAAAHAGFGRVDVIVFGALALAAAACALAFLRSQRAGSGRRIEQMTGAWTLGSYLFLGIVPLGVHVLQ comes from the coding sequence ATGAACCGCTGGCTCGTCTACGCGCGCGAGCGCTTTCCGCTGGCGCAGAACGGCGCGCTGATCGCGGCGTTCAGCGCCTCGGCGATCGCGTTCTCCGCGCTCGTCCGCGGCGCCGGGCATTTCCCGGCCTGGTACTTGCTCGCCGCCGGGTTCGCGTCGTCGTTCCTGATGTTCGCCCTGCTGCGGATCGCCGACGAGTTCAAGGACGCCGACGACGACGCGCGCTGGCGCCCGTACCGGCCGGTTCCGCGCGGCCTGGTGACGCTGCAGCAGCTCGCGGTTGCCGGCGCAACCTGCATGGGGCTGCAAGTGGCGATCGCGCTGGCGGTGAACGTGCGGCTCGTTCCCGAGCTGCTCGTGGTGTGGGCGTGGTTCGCGCTGATGAGCAAGGAGTTCTTCGCGCGCGAGTGGCTGCGCGCGCACCCGCTCGTCTACATCGCCTCGCACATGGTGATCGTCCCGCTGATCGACTGGTACGTGAGCTCGTTCGACTGGCTGGTCGCCGGCGTTCCGGCGCCGTCCGCGCTGGGCTGGTTCCTCGCGGTGACCTTCTTGAACGGGCTCGTCGTCGAAGTCGGGCGCAAGATTCGCGCGCCGCAAGACGAGGAGCCCGGCGTCGAGACGTACACCGCGCTGTGGGGCCGCGCCGGCGCGACGGCGGTGTGGGCCGGCGCGATCGCGTGCAACGTCGCGCTCGCGACGGTCGCGGCCGCGCACGCCGGCTTCGGGCGCGTCGATGTGATCGTCTTCGGCGCGCTCGCGCTCGCCGCCGCCGCGTGCGCGCTCGCCTTTCTGCGCTCGCAGCGCGCCGGCAGCGGCCGCCGCATCGAGCAGATGACCGGCGCCTGGACCCTCGGTTCGTACCTTTTCCTCGGCATCGTCCCGCTCGGAGTGCACGTGCTTCAATGA
- a CDS encoding hydroxymethylglutaryl-CoA reductase, with protein MEPRHALSLDSGAPFDKLRVTPQKLGMTSMTSDDDDPATYARNVENYVGTVRVPVGLAGPLTVHGGAARGTYYVPLATTEAALVASYSRGAQLLTRAGGCTARVLDARMRRAPVFTFADLRETTLVALWARENFARLRDAAEATSRHAKLLALEPLIEGNHLYLDCAYATGEAAGQNMVTFATEALCAEVLAGAPVRPRSFAVESNASGDKKAAANALLTTRGRRVCADATVPAALLEERLRVTPALLAAYWRTGAVAAALTGTVGIQGMYANALAAFYLATGQDVACVAESAVGITRFDVAPDGALYASVTMPNVIVATVGGGTGLPTQRAAARLLARDDMPLTADALAEIVASIVLAGEISLVASLCAHEFASAHHRFARCGANAPAAVPA; from the coding sequence ATGGAACCCCGCCACGCGCTCTCGCTCGATTCTGGCGCGCCCTTCGACAAGCTCAGGGTGACACCGCAGAAGCTCGGGATGACGTCGATGACGTCGGACGACGACGATCCGGCGACGTATGCGCGCAACGTTGAGAACTACGTCGGGACGGTTCGCGTGCCGGTTGGGCTCGCGGGGCCGCTGACGGTCCACGGCGGCGCGGCGCGCGGGACGTACTACGTTCCGCTGGCGACGACCGAAGCGGCGCTGGTCGCCTCGTACAGCCGCGGCGCACAGCTGCTGACGCGCGCCGGCGGCTGCACGGCGCGTGTCCTGGACGCGCGGATGCGGCGCGCGCCGGTGTTCACGTTCGCCGACCTGCGCGAGACGACGCTGGTCGCGCTGTGGGCGCGCGAAAACTTCGCGCGCTTGCGCGACGCGGCAGAGGCGACGTCGCGCCACGCGAAGCTGCTCGCCCTTGAGCCGCTGATCGAAGGGAATCATCTCTACCTCGACTGCGCGTACGCGACCGGCGAGGCCGCCGGGCAGAACATGGTCACGTTCGCGACCGAAGCGCTGTGCGCGGAAGTGCTCGCGGGCGCACCCGTGCGCCCGCGCTCGTTCGCGGTCGAGTCGAACGCATCGGGCGACAAGAAAGCCGCCGCGAACGCGTTGCTGACGACGCGCGGCCGGCGGGTCTGCGCCGACGCCACCGTTCCGGCGGCGCTGCTCGAAGAGCGCTTGCGCGTCACGCCGGCGCTGCTGGCGGCGTACTGGCGCACCGGCGCCGTCGCGGCCGCGCTGACCGGGACCGTCGGCATCCAAGGGATGTACGCGAACGCGCTCGCTGCGTTCTATCTCGCGACCGGGCAGGACGTCGCGTGCGTCGCCGAGTCGGCGGTCGGCATCACGCGGTTCGACGTCGCGCCCGACGGCGCGCTCTACGCCTCCGTGACGATGCCGAACGTGATCGTCGCGACGGTCGGCGGCGGAACCGGCTTGCCGACGCAGCGCGCCGCCGCGCGGCTGCTCGCGCGCGACGACATGCCGCTGACCGCCGACGCGCTCGCCGAGATCGTCGCCTCGATCGTGCTCGCCGGCGAGATATCGCTCGTGGCGTCGCTCTGCGCGCACGAGTTCGCCTCGGCGCACCACCGCTTCGCGCGCTGTGGCGCGAACGCGCCGGCCGCGGTGCCGGCATGA